The following coding sequences are from one Gossypium hirsutum isolate 1008001.06 chromosome A12, Gossypium_hirsutum_v2.1, whole genome shotgun sequence window:
- the LOC107936866 gene encoding transcription factor LAF1 — protein sequence MVSKPSENNKPKAKHKKGLWSPEEDLKLRNYVLKHGHGCWSSVPINAGLLRNGKSCRLRWINYLRPGLKRGTFTPQEEETILTLHHLLGNKWSQIAQNLPGRTDNEIKNYWHSYLKKRIAKAEEMDSQARSQCTTSSSENKQSTPSSRIFSDQMPTYESFNHIDKLSVSTDRAVPQHVIDFSKEPQRSPLPKVLFAEWLSLDQECGPAATSYGFNHNSSSNFQDPFMDAFLLNEGTFGGSDLHDGLSNGSANEMFSSQFDFETQISGNEFVGSLSGDDICSDFNMNNNVMYM from the exons ATGGTTTCCAAGCCATCTGAAAATAATAAGCCAAAAGCTAAGCATAAGAAGGGTTTATGGTCACCCGAAGAAGATTTAAAGCTTAGAAACTATGTCCTTAAACATGGCCATGGTTGTTGGAGCTCTGTTCCCATCAATGCAG GGTTGCTGAGGAATGGGAAGAGTTGCAGATTAAGGTGGATTAATTACTTGAGACCGGGGCTAAAACGAGGAACTTTTACGCCGCAAGAGGAGGAGACGATTCTCACCCTTCATCATTTGTTAGGCAACAA GTGGTCACAAATTGCACAAAATTTGCCTGGGAGAACAGATAATGAGataaagaactattggcattcaTATCTGAAAAAAAGAATTGCAAAAGCTGAAGAAATGGATTCTCAAGCAAGGAGTCAATGCACAACTTCAAGCTCGGAAAACAAACAATCCACACCCTCCTCTCGAATTTTCTCTGACCAAATGCCAACCTATGAATCGTTCAATCACATTGATAAACTCTCGGTAAGCACTGATCGAGCCGTTCCGCAGCATGTTATCGATTTCTCCAAAGAGCCACAAAGAAGTCCCCTGCCAAAGGTTTTATTCGCAGAATGGCTATCGCTTGATCAAGAATGCGGTCCGGCGGCTACCTCTTATGGATTTAATCACAATTCAAGTTCAAACTTCCAAGACCCTTTTATGGACGCGTTCTTGTTAAACGAAGGAACATTCGGTGGCAGTGATCTTCACGATGGACTAAGCAACGGGTCGGCAAACGAAATGTTTAGCTCACAATTCGATTTCGAAACCCAAATTTCTGGGAACGAGTTCGTTGGTTCCTTATCTGGGGATGATATATGCAGTGATTTCAATATGAATAACAATGTAATGTACATGTAA
- the LOC121211214 gene encoding 25.3 kDa vesicle transport protein: MVKLTIVGRVKDGLPLAQEARYMNNETTTSHNLSSNYKQQAEFLLNEISKGALPLPSMTIRVDHHSFNYLVVNGICFITLCDSSYPRKLAFNYLQDLQKEFDKFDNGLIYKITKPYSFVKFDSIISSIRKQYIDTRTQANLSKLNANRHRELDIVTGNMSDIVERRRNSEILETPAANYTPQSSSLLWGSPRLEAIALIWTPIAIITVIAWILLWVSLVFTDDYLISTL, from the exons ATGGTGAAGCTAACCATTGTTGGAAGAGTGAAAGATGGGTTACCACTGGCACAAGAAGCAAGGTACATGAACAACGAGACGACGACGTCTCACAACTTATCATCTAACTACAAGCAACAAGCTGAGTTCCTTCTCAATGAAATCTCCAAAGGAGCTTTACCACTTCCCTCAATGACCATCCGCGTTGATCACCATTCTTTCAA CTATTTGGTGGTGAATGGAATCTGCTTCATCACATTATGCGATTCTTCATATCCAAGAAAACTAGCTTTCAATTATCTTCAAGATTTGCAAAAGGAGTTTGACAAGTTTGATAATGGCctcatttacaaaattactaaaccaTACAGCTTTGTTAAATTCG ATAGTATTATTTCTAGTATTAGGAAGCAATACATTGATACAAGAACACAGGCCAATTTATCGAAGCTGAATGCTAATCGTCATCGAGAACTCGATATAGTTACCGGAAACATGTCTGATATCGTAGAAAGAAGACGAAATTCGG AAATATTAGAGACACCAGCAGCTAATTATACCCCTCAGAGCTCTTCTCTATTATGGGGTTCTCCACGGCTTGAG GCAATTGCATTGATTTGGACACCCATTGCAATCATTACTGTAATTGCTTGGATTCTTTTATGGGTTAGCCTAGTTTTTACAGATGACTACTTAATATCAACTTTGTAG